A segment of the Carassius carassius chromosome 21, fCarCar2.1, whole genome shotgun sequence genome:
ctggagttttgctgttggaatttggtcccattcttgccttatatagatttccagctgctgaagagttcgtggtcgtctttgacgtatttttcgtttaatgatgcgccaaatgttctctataggtgaaagatctggactgcaggcaggccaggttagcacccggactcttctacgacgaagccatgctgttgttatagctgcagtatgtggttttgcattgtcctgctgaaataaacaaggccttccctgaagtagacgttgtttggagggaagcatatgttgctctaaaacctttatatatctttcagcattcacagagctttccaaaacatgcaagctgcccataccgtatgcacttatgcacccccataccatcagagatgctggcttttgaactgaacgctgataacatgctggaaggtctccctcctctttagcccggaggacacggcgtccgtgatttccaacaagaatgtcaaatttggactcgtctgaccataaaacactattccactttgaaatagtccattttaaatgagccttggcccacaggacacgacggcgcttctggaccatgttcacatatggcttcctttttgcatgatagagctttagttggcatctgctgatggcacggcggattgtgtttaccgacagtggtttctgaaagtattcctgggcccatttagtaatgtcattgacacaatcatgcagatgagtgatgcagtgtcgtctgagagcccgaagaccacgggcatccaataaaggtctccggccttgtcccttacgcacagagatttctccagtttctctgaatcttttgatgatgttatgcactgtagatgatgagatttgcaaagcctttgcaatttgacgttgaggaacattgtttttaaagttttccacaatttttttacgcagtctttcacagattggagagcctctgcccatctttacttctgagagactctgcttctctaagacaaagcttttatagctaatcatgttacagacctgatatcaattaacttaattaatcactagatgttctcccagctgaatcttttcaaaactgcttgcttttttagccatttgttgcccccgtgccaacttttttgagacctgtagcaggcattaaattttaaatgagctaattaagtggataaaagtgtaaaatttctcagtttaaacatttgctacgttatctatgttctattgtgaataaaatattggctcatgtgatttgaaattcctttagttttcattttattaaaatttaaaaaacgtcccaacttttccggaattcgggttgtatgtatatatatatatatatatatatatatatatatgtatatgtatatatatatatatatatatatgtatatatgtatgtatgtatgtatgtatgtatgtatatatatatatatatatatatatatatatatatacacacacacacgcacacaattgcataataaatgaaaagaaaatagaacacaaaaagattagaaaggtagtaagatttttttaagaatagaattagaaaagtgagtgttaaagtttgagggtcaaataaaaatggaagagatgggttttaagccgattcttgaagatggctaaggactcagctgctcggattgagttggtcATGTCATTGGTTGGGCAGGTCATTTcagcaggagggaacatttaatttaaaagtcagtaaaagtgactttgtacttctttgggatggcacaatcaagcaacgttcacttgcattAGACAAATAATTGGTCAAATTAGACCAATCTAACTTTTTtgtaactgatttaaaaaaagctaTGACCAgccttgaaagaaagaaagacagaaagaaagaaagaaagaaagaaagaaagaaagaaaaatacgaCCTTTTTAGGACTGTTCTAAGCAGTTTACGCAACCTGTCATTAGTAGCATATCCATAACATCATATTCACGTCACAGTCTTCAGGGCTTATGACTCATTCGACATATTTCCACGATGAATAACTTGCTATTCCATGTATTTTAATCGTTTGCACTGGTCATAACAGACTAGTACTAATTTATGGGTATCGGCCATCGCCTTCGCCTCAGTAAAGTCTGGTGAAGCTTTCAGCTGCAGTCTTGTGATTCTGTGTCGCCTTTGGGCGGGGCTTTTGCGGTCACCGTCTCACCCGAGATAAACACTCGCAGCACTCCACACTCGGTATACGACGCCGACACTTCCAATGAGGGCGAAGCAGGTAAGAAAGCTATTAGGCTACGCTTTTTTTGTTACATGAACTGTCACGATCAATTTCGAGTTTACACAGACTTTTATGGAACGTTTACGATTCGTTTCAATGTGAAATTTAGTTTATTAGGATAGACTATAAAACAACGTTAATTTACAATTTTGGTGTTCAGACTGAGTTTTTCTTGGAGCTTTGTTAACTTTTGTTAACTAAGTTTGTTAACTTCTTCCAGGAGCAGTGGTTGGGGATTTTGAATCACATAGTGAGTCGAATCTTTGAATCGGTTTAATAGAAAGATCCGTTTACGTATTTATTCAGTGCATGCTTTTCGTGTTGATTCCTTTTCTAGTTAAATCGAAAATCGTATCTTTTAATTTTTACACGTTCATTCCACAACACTTCTCTCTTGATTGCGAACTAGACTGATTCACATTTTTGTCCtagttcattgtttgttcacgaactaaattattaattcatttggtTTGTTCACGCATGGTTGcttgtttattaaaatgcatattcgTGCCTAAGTCGATCTTTTATGGCAGAAAACCAAAAAATAGACctaatttaacaacaacaacaaaaagagtcTTGGAATggtagttaacaaaaaaaaacgtttatttaCCCAAACGTTACGTTATATTTACCCAAATCTTTGTTCTAACGAAACGCCACTCAGTTGCACAAAAGTAATTTGTGTCGTGATAAGCTGTGTTCTCTTGTTTCAGATTGTCGTTGAGAGCCACAGACTGCGCGTGCGCGGCACTGTCTCTTTAAACGCGCCTGGTGTGAAAAGTTCAGTCAAGGTCAGTGTCAGTCTACCCAACCCTCTCCTCCCCGCAGTTTCCGTCTGTCGGCTACAGTGAAGCGCTACAATGTAACAAGCTTTCTCACGATGTATCAGACACGTCTAAAACGGCgctgatattttatttgttatacatTTATCATTGGACTTTTATCCAAAGAAGGCTGTGCGGAGGAGGGTTCTGCGCGGTTTGATGCAGAGATCGGCGTCTGATATCGCTAGCGTAGTGCAGCAGATGGCTGGCGACAGCGACGAGGCCAAACGTCTTCCAAAGAGACCCTTTCAAGGCGAAGTAGAGGAGACCTCCAGCGCGAACATGAATGAACACGTCAAAATTAAGCCCGGAAAAAAGACCACGGGTGAACGGCGCGGTAAGGAGAACTCTGCCGCCAAGTGTACTGCTTTGACAAGCGGCTCTGCAGAGGCGAAGATGGATCAGACCGTCATTCACAGTCCCCAAACGCGAGACGACCCGAGCATTTTCTTCGACGAGGACAGCAATCACATTTTCCCTGTGGAGCAATTCTTTGGGAATATGGATGTTGTTCAGGTAAGCTAAACCTTTTCAGAACACGTTGTTATGTTTGGGTCTCGTATCAGTGCAGAAATTCAGCAAAATAGCGCTGGTTTGAGCTTAATAACGAGCTGTGACCAGCAATTACGTTTGACTTTCAAATTTCAatgttgtaaaaacatttttgttgttgtattttgcaAATATAATTTCAAGTACAAACAATCATAATTTCATTTGAACATTTTCATATCTATGGAAATGGTCACGTGACCAGTTTTTTTACGTGTTTAGAGGCTCTCTCTTTATAAATAGATACTACACACACAATTGAAGATTTCAAAGTAGTCCCATTAATTAAAAGTCGCCTCTCCACaactgatttattattatataatatatagatatattattattattttactttattgctTGCTACTTTTGATTCTATATCTGATCCACTTGTTTTAACAGTatggaaaaaaagttttataaaagaaGTATAGCTTAAAAGTggaattaaatgctttaaatatcAGTTGACGGCCCATGCAGCATGTGAACTTTCATTGTCCTTTGCCCCAGTAACATAACTCTGGTCTAAGATAAATAACAACATGCAGCCAGATGGCTTTGTTTGCACACAGTAATTCTAAAATATTGAGGTCAATACAAAACCATGTAGGATTATTGCAATGAAAGCCTGATTATGCTCAATTGGGTGTCAAAGCACAGCAGGTGTCTGATTTCATAATGCATAAACTCAATAGCCAACTATATTCAGTAATGCAGTTTCAATGTGTGAATGTGGCTTTGTATTAAAAGCCATAACTGTATAAACTGACCTGATTTGTTGCAGGATTACCCACTCAGAACCCCAGGAAGCAAGAGAATGAGTCGAAGAGAGTACAGGAGCATGCATTACTATGCCAAAGAGGACAGTGAAGACGAGCAGCTATGAGGACACAACTCCTCTCACAGAATCATTCAGTCAATCTGCCTTTGACCGGGAAGGAGTTTCATGTTGGTAAAATGGACTTGATTGTTTTAAAGCAAGCTATTTTATTCCAAAAGCCTTCTTAACGTTTGAGCTACACTGAGATGCACTGTGTTGATTATCAGTTTTAATGAGGTACATCAACTAGGGCAAAAATGTTGGTGCATCACTAATTATAAACTTAAGAACATTATATATGTGCCACTAAACATAAGTACATTTAGAGGGTTTTGTGCTAGCTAAAACCATCATGTTATTAGGGTTTGTGCTGAAAGAAAGCTATACTTTCTATATCTTTATGTACACTGGGTTTTCTACCACTAGTTGCACACAGAATGTGCTCTGAAATCAACACATACAGTTTTATCAATCAAGTGCCTCAAATTTGCTGTTTAGACCTTGAAAGCAATTTGAACATTAGTTTGGACAATATGAATGTGGCACTTTTTAACATTCTCTGCTGAGAATGaacattttttttggaaaaaaatacttCAGATTTGGTGCTGAATAATTGAAAATTAAAGCATGTAGCTAGCTATTTTGTTCTTTGATATGTTTATGATGTAAAGATATTGGTTAGTATCTCAATTTAAGAGGCTTTTATTGTAAGATATGAAAAGTTGTAATTTTAAACCAACAATTTCAAACTATATTATGCATGTAGCTTCACcagaaatgtaattttgtttgtatatgatgatatttGTATAATCTTATTGAACAGAATTTGCACTAACTTCAAGTGGCTCAAagatgtaacattttaaaatgtagtttcttTTCTACTATGTACAAATTATACGAGGAAAATTTTTTAGAAAGTGTGATTTTGAAGTTTATATTTTTCTATTGAAGTGATAAACCAAGTGCTTTTTTTTGGCTACCAAATGCTTTGTATGGATATGACATGCAAtttttgtgaaattatttaaTGGCAAATCATCTGTGTATTATCATGTAAAAGCTACAATACTCCGTCCAGAGAAAATAAACCGCTTtggaaaacacatttttcaatGAAGGCTTGAGTATATTTTGTACAAAAAATAAGGCAATGGTTTGTTGATTGAAGTACTATGAACATTAACAGTACATGATACCCTGTTCCCACACATGATTCAAATGGAGACTCTTTTCAATGACatttagttaaaatataaaatcggTCACAGTAATAAAACCCtgaaaaatgttttcatataatttaaaccgaaatgttgctttggtacaaaaattggtatataactgaaattaaaagttacaataaaaaaatgttaacctGAAGCACAATATAACTTCATAAGATAAAATGGCCCTGAGGACCTCAGTACTTGTGATTTATCAAAAGCTGAAACTTTCACACTAAGCTGCATATTTCATAAGAGGATTTTGGATGTGCTTTCAATTCACAGTCCTCCTGACCCGTTTGTAGATTTTTCGGGAGTCACAGCTGAGCTCATGGGCCCCTTTCTTGTGGCAGACGATATGAACAAGCTTGAGATTTTCCCTTGTGAATAACAGTTTGTAGAAATAATCCACGTTTATATCGCCAATCTTACTGCTCTTCAGTGCCTCAGCGAGTGTGGGGATGACCGTCCTTTTCTTTTCTATCCTAAAAAAAACACCAGCTTTTTGATTACAGAATGTTATTCCTAgtctctaaaatgtattttaaaatgttatcttaATCAGAATTGCTAAATACTGATATTCTgatattaaaatgtacattaagATTTAAGAGtacttaaatgtttttattttaacatctgCATTTGAGATGTACTACTCACAGGTGGTCCAGATTCCAGGTGCTGAAGAGGATTCTGCTCTCGCGGCTCCCATACGGGTTTATTGAGTGAAGAAATGCACAGTTGTTTTGATCAAAGGCACCCTGTTAGCGCAAAAGTCTTTCAGAATCTTACAGGAACTACTGACAAAGCAGTGATTGAGAGATGTTTCATTACTTTCCTTCAAAGAAAAATGACACTAGACTGAACTAAATAAGACTCATTAGAAATGACACCTGGCAGGTGAACCAGCCCTCTTCAGTGCAGAGCCTGTTGATGTCCCTCTCCGATCGGTCAAAGTATGTGCCGTTATACCGTGCAGCCTTCAGCTTCTCTGCCAGGATCTCCACCATCTTTTTATATTCACTTTTTGCCTTGGCATTTGGAATAGTCTTCGTATATCCATCAACCTACAGACAGTGAACAATGCATCTCCTTTAGAATAACAGCAGGCCTCTTCTCCATCATGAAATAACTGATAAACTccactaattaaaataaatatcttcaaTACTTCCAAAAATAAGTGTGAGTGCTGTTTGTCACACCTCTTTCAAATATCCTCGGATTCTGCTCTCACAGTTATACTTCATGTAAGCAGACTTGGTTTTAAATCGGCCATCAATACCTGACATATACAcgtgaaaaaatgtaaaaaaacacgAATATGCAACACATTTAGTTTATgaaacatactgtatacagtCATTTTCATactacatttatattcatataaaaaaatataatgatgtCATTTAATGTctaatatataaatgataaacgatagatgacattttatatatatatatatatatatatatatatatatatatatatataaaatataaaaccaattattattattatttactattattaagtGTGAAATCAAGGCTATAATAAAGCTTAACAATGTTATCTATAGAAATTACAAtacttttttctaaataaatatacattttataagttTGGTTTGTGTCAAATatacccaacccccccccccccccccccccccccccaaacaaatAAGAATCACAGCATTTGTTATTAAATCAACTTCAAGTATGtatgaaaatgtttaaatgtatggaCGTTGACTCAGTTAATCAGTTACAGGACCCATATGGTAAATGCACGTTATGTCATTTCCCCTAACTTACCTTCAAACCAGTCCTTGTCGTCTTCTCTGTTCTCCACCTCTGAGTTGTCCCTCAGGTTCCACAGAAGGTCTCCCAGTATTCTGCGCCTCTTGGGAGACTGTTCATCTGACAGAAGATCTTTTGCTGCACTGATCAGAAGGTCAGTGTCTCTGTCCAGACCCAGGACTTGATTAATTTCATGAACAACTGTAGAGAATGAAAAACCCAAAGCAATCTGATTggttaaatttttataattgatCACAATATCATAGTTATTATATTCAGGCAGTATCAGTTTCCAGTTTCAGGCCAAGTGTCAGTCAAGTCAATGAAACTCCCTCACGTCCATTCCAGCTCTGTCCCTCGGGCAGGAGAACAAGTTCTGTGTTATCGGGAACATTTTGAAAATACTCTTCAGTAACCACTGTCCCATCATCGTATAAGCAGACATGCACTTTGGAGCTAGATACCTGTGGATAAAATATGTATTAAGAATGTCTGACAGCAGCTGCATCCGAACGCTTTGTACAGTTAACGTTAATACTGATATCAGTAATAACCACATTTTTTATACCTTTAGTAAATTACATCCTTTTTTAATCAGCTCCTTCAGGTTAGCAGCTGCAATTCCGTATTTTCTGGCCTCATTGGCACTTCTAATTTTAACCAGTTTGGGTTTtgttgatttgtgcatattttcTTTTCCGCAAATACGAAGTGTCTCTTTCGCTGTTTGTCTGCAGAGAGATCGAAACATTCACAAGACGCGCGTTGCCACCTCGtggatgaaaataaaaacaacacgGACAGTTTGTGACAGTTTCATATCACTTATGAATAACAAGATATGTGTTTAACATTACTTCGACACACTTTCACATTTTTCCACCACACAAAAGTGAATGCTGAAGCCTCAAGGACTAAAATACAGTGGCCCagtggtgcacaacacaacgacattaaaaaagcaaacataagctcacaacacaacgacattaagccacaacacaaatacattaagccacaacacaacgaaattctcacaacacaaagaaattaagccacaacacaaatacattaagccacaacacaacgaaattcccacaacacaacgacattaagccacaacacaaatacattaagccacaacacaacaaaattctcacaacacaacaaaattaagccacaacacaacgaaattaagccacaacacaaatacattaagccacaacacaacagaagtgctcccgaccactagggggcagtgttgaaagttaaacaccgatatttcatcgagacgtatgtgtaacttaatatgtgtaatcgatttttaaatgaaaaacgtgtttttattaaatgttttgatatcctgataatcttaatgtatcgattcatgaatcgagcaaaaaaaaaattgtataatattttcaatttggaccgtttagctctgctcttgtacacattgtttttcctcagggggcttatttaaatccggtgctgtgcggggaaaccattgctctttccgtagagctttcaaattgacaagaggagaagatttttcatcttacaagaacttcccctgatgactgtaaatgaatttcatcatGCGGAAaagggcattaaacgttacatcaacaactttagggtgagtattgttctatcgtcttctagcaaatatagctaataaggctggataacgctgctgcactgacttgatcagctcaaaaatagcagggctgagttagtttagctttaaactccgtccgcatcatctttttataactcgtaagagaaagtagaaataaaagcaggactcccggtaatccacgttgatttgcatcggtggttctgataggtgtttgctgtgatagaAACTTCgtcacttgatataaagtattttaaatactgttgccatttttagattgccatgtgtcgtaataaatcttaaaggaccgttcacaccaaactataaagaaaacgataaagatatttagttttaaaaatcgttctcactattaacgtatatcttgcttttattcataatgtataacatgattagccctaacagaaaaaagacaaaaacacaatcataatgattatggctttattcattatgcatgcaacttgtaatgatggtggaatttttttttttttcttaatggtcaatttacactatacctttgtttttcatctcaggagaatgtttacagtgatgtcaccagtgatctgcctgacctatcagtcctccaagtggcagaagtgttataaatatagtagtgttataaaaatatagtaacacaccattacactgtcataattattagtatttgtattttacataactattaaaactgtatcaaagtttaaaaattttaagtgtggatatttacatgtttacactacactggtgagcaagaaaacatattaaagttacatatatttgcacttacataatatttaatttacattttatattgtagtctgtacaaataaaaccaaatgaatccatcccaagttttttgtgtaaggccagatctctctgtggaagatcgactgaaaggtggaccatgaagagggggaactcatcgaagggctgcagagactgacactgtcaaaataaatgttaaataattatgatacatgcatgtaacgtgtgcattaaaaagtgaaaataaataaaacatcttctttctctgtcacaaacaatacaatatcaatatttaccattgcattgcttgttattccaacttctctcctcgcagtagctgtccttgctctggtcacacgaaccatgtggaatgcaggttcaataattctccaaatggccattaaatggatctacttctcaaatctagattggatgagacatgttttcagaaaatacacaccaaacaatgtaaaacgtttgtttgcctacactgaacctgaaggatacttaaaaatgtataatttattgacaaacaagtggaaaaaaggtaggtctgtaaaaagattttagctggggttttagcttattctcccacgtgtcattctaaactgttctgaatttattctgtggggtctatctagatagctgactgacggtaacatttacaacatttctgtatgccaatgaacaaagcaagccatatgggtttccagcgacataatgttgagtatatgatgacagctttatttttttatttttgggttaatcatctattaacacgtattgccttgatccacggaagaggtttttaaacaaacaggcaaccacagcgacaaaaaataaataatgacaattaaaaaattcacaataggcctacattgtgctcgttaatatagtaataaaggtttagatcttacctagtgtagattcgcatgctgttgtcattcttgaagaggcgcctgcagactgaagtatcagaagtgatgttgaaatccttacatctaacattactaatttgaatccacttatttcgagtttctacatccaggggagaagtgtgaaaaacctttgaggagcctcacaaaacgggtcacagcaatagctgtgtaaaccaccctcacagatgtttatggaactcttcattaaataaatatattgctgtggtatactttgttgtattatagcaaaatgtataaatattatttaatattcatcgtttatggataaaagtttgcagctggtaatgcactcacacagaataaagacaggaaccttttattcgccctgagatttcacaggaaatatgtagtctattgcccgtttctgcagaccaactgccccctagtggtcgggagcatttccgttgtgttgtggcttaatgtatttgtgttgtgagaatttcgttgtgttgtgagaattttgttgtgttgtgagaatttcgttgtgttgtggcttaatttcgttgtgttgtgagaatttcgttgtgttgtgggttaatgtctttgtgttgtggcttaatgtcgttgtgttgtgagcttatgtttgcttttttaatgtcgttgtgttgtgcaccactGGGCCACCGTACTAAAACTACTTATAATGCAACACCTTTTCCTGCTTGACTAAGGGTGTAATCCATTCAGAAGTCGTCTTATCTTCATGCCGTGTTCCATGTAGAGAGCTGACCTCTTTAAAGTGACAACTCAAAATGGATTGCAGAATTACAGTTGCTTGAGCTGAGCATCTGTACAATAAAGCTGTACAACACATGACTCTCAGTATGCTTGAGGAGAAGGAATCGGCTCTTAGGCCCTTTCCAGCTTTTGTCCTGTGTTGGTCCTGTTGTCTCACTCTGTAGAGGGGAGTATTTACAGAAACAGGGGTCAGTAAGTCTAACACATCCAAGGCTCAAcaaaagtttttctttcttttttttgctggACCAGTTCAGTTTACCTTGCCTGCCATTTTTCACAGCAAATGTgataaaattgtgattaaaaacaaaaatagatattagaaaaatatttaaagcatAGGAAATATACATAAGTCATTCTCAGAAAAtccttatatgtgaccctggaccacaaaccagtctcaagtcgctggggtatatatATTGTAGCAATAAAACTACGGGATAATCGGTCAAccattgtaattttaataaacttttaataacaataaactttattaatattagtattactATTTTAATCACTACGGTTTCAGGATTGTCCATGGTAAAACTGAACTCGCAGTGCGAAACAGCAAACAGCGCTTGGATCAAAGCACCACCGAGCCACACGGGGGCAGTGTATGGCAGACCCGCACTTCTCTCCTGCAGGAAAGCGCCAAAACAGTATTTCACCCTGGCAACGGCTGACAGACGCTATGGCAACCGCTACAGAGAAAATCTCTTCCTGACGACCAGCTGAGCCCGCATTTTCATTATATGTGTtatgattatgaacataacagTGAAATGAAGGAAGTTGTTATTGTGTACAATTAGCCTGGTTACATTAGAAATGCGTTACAGGGAGAAAAAAGAGAGTTGTGTACTGCAGAGAGAGACTGAAATGAATGAGCAGCCTAAACAAAGTCTTTGCGTGATTTAGCGTCGCATTCTGTCAATATCCCGGATCTGATTTTAATTAAGTAACAAGCGCTTCACTTCGCCTGCGGGATTGATTTAACAGTCTGTGAAGCTTTTAGGCGTGTTCAGGGATGTTAACGCTTCACTGACCGACTTCTTTTAAGAAACGTTCCCCGCACGATTTATACTGTAGTTGTAAAGAAACTCCGCTCATGTCTGACTGGAACAACGCTTTCCTGAGAAGCCGCGTGATCCCGCCTCACAGTCAGACAGCCAGACAAGCTCCAGGAGCTTCTCGAGGTCTACAGCTGCTCTTCAGACACATCGATGGACTTCACCTAAAACAGGTGCATGTTTATATGATATGGAAAAGTTAAGATGTATTGTTAGATTGTGTCATAATTTCTCATATTTTCACTTTTAACCATCAAGTATACCCATGAGCAGTTTCAGACATTTTTCAcccatatttcttatttttaggtaagaaaacatgaaaacatttaaatatgttatttttatgttttatgtcaaTTCaccattgctatatatatatatatatatatatatatatatatatatataaaaatatataaattaagtaTTAATTGATTGATGTATTTCTATTATCTAACTATctattgaacacaatttaatataaatataatagtatACAATCAGTATGTATaatgaaattgtaaaatataaa
Coding sequences within it:
- the c21h1orf174 gene encoding UPF0688 protein C1orf174 homolog, which encodes MRAKQIVVESHRLRVRGTVSLNAPGVKSSVKKAVRRRVLRGLMQRSASDIASVVQQMAGDSDEAKRLPKRPFQGEVEETSSANMNEHVKIKPGKKTTGERRGKENSAAKCTALTSGSAEAKMDQTVIHSPQTRDDPSIFFDEDSNHIFPVEQFFGNMDVVQDYPLRTPGSKRMSRREYRSMHYYAKEDSEDEQL
- the dffb gene encoding DNA fragmentation factor subunit beta; this encodes MHKSTKPKLVKIRSANEARKYGIAAANLKELIKKGCNLLKVSSSKVHVCLYDDGTVVTEEYFQNVPDNTELVLLPEGQSWNGLVHEINQVLGLDRDTDLLISAAKDLLSDEQSPKRRRILGDLLWNLRDNSEVENREDDKDWFEGIDGRFKTKSAYMKYNCESRIRGYLKEVDGYTKTIPNAKAKSEYKKMVEILAEKLKAARYNGTYFDRSERDINRLCTEEGWFTCQGAFDQNNCAFLHSINPYGSRESRILFSTWNLDHLIEKKRTVIPTLAEALKSSKIGDINVDYFYKLLFTRENLKLVHIVCHKKGAHELSCDSRKIYKRVRRTVN